A window of the Anoplolepis gracilipes chromosome 11, ASM4749672v1, whole genome shotgun sequence genome harbors these coding sequences:
- the LOC140670896 gene encoding pancreatic triacylglycerol lipase, which translates to MQPVNILHHVLFVLLITAVTTSIAGKLQSVKHRPRNRSMLRRIAIFREEKSKVCYDLVGCFADPPQHLSIKRPPEHPRVIQTRFFLYTRVDRQNPEPLQYGDNLRSIVHSRFNVTKHLKVLIHGYKGSGSDIGAILGVNLLLDIEDVNVVILDWTRGAGTTYAAAVANSELVGRQLALILLDTINLGINPIDIHVIGFSLGAHVAGCASEVLKRKNLLVGRITGLDPASPFFRHHLFREKSRKLDATDALLVDVIHTDGSQDFADGFGLLKPIGHIDFFPNGGREQPGCTDVKNSVVVSHLKEELLDRDIACSHLRAWQLFIDSIRSQNEECKFVAWPCPQGGISYAKGTCFPMESIDWNQEMGYAANRGPLGIYYLSTRAEKPFCGQPLRASVMMSEDMPKTSGILFFKIFLGNSTTFFKIQCTLSKQKNERMIFYNIAAAEFGTLLEDIPTITGIVSYQRIVNKTEEESTSNPEMEVILFDKLTLEDRKGHRWEYCRTNTAINSHEMNEILYVELKNGHCTPL; encoded by the exons ATGCAGCCAGTCAACATTCTTCATCATGTTCTTTTCGTTTTACTCATAACCGCTGTTACTACATCAATTGCTGGAAAGTTGCAATCTG TCAAACATCGTCCACGAAATCGCTCTATGCTGAGACGGATTGCCATCTTTCGCGAGGAAAAATCTAAAGTTTGTTACG atttagTTGGTTGTTTCGCGGATCCGCCGCAGCATTTATCGATAAAACGACCGCCTGAACATCCTAGGGTGATTCAAACTAGATTCTTTCTCTATACACGTGTAGATCGACAAAATCCAGAACCCTTACAGTACGGTGACAACTTGAGATCCATTGTACATTCCCGATTCAATGTCACGAAACATCTCAAAGTATTGATACACGGTTACAAGGGCAGTGGGAGTGATATTGGCGCTATACTTGGCGTTAATCTGCTTCTCGATATA GAAGACGTAAACGTCGTCATTTTAGACTGGACGAGGGGAGCAGGCACTACTTATGCAGCTGCAGTGGCAAATAGCGAACTGGTTGGCCGACAATTGGCTTTAATTCTTTTGGATACCATTAATTTGGGAATCAATCCCATTGACATCCACGTGATCGGTTTCAGTCTTGGCGCACACGTGGCCGGTTGCGCCTCAGAAGTATTGAAACGAAAGAATCTGCTTGTAGGTCGTATAACAGGTCTCGATCCAGCGTCACCATTCTTCAGGCATCATCTGTTCCGGGAGAAGTCGAGAAAATTGGATGCCACTGACGCTCTTCTCGTTGATGTCATTCATACCGATGGTTCTCAAGATTTCGCGGATGGCTTTGGCCTACTTAAGCCGATCGGACATATCGATTTCTTTCCTAATGGTGGCAGAGAGCAACCCGGTTGTACCGATGTTAAGAATTCGGTGGTAGTCAGCCATTTAAAAG aagaGCTATTGGATCGGGATATAGCATGTAGCCATTTACGAGCTTGGCAGCTGTTTATAGACAGCATCCGTTCGCAGAATGAAGAGTGTAAATTCGTCGCATGGCCCTGTCCGCAAGGAGGAATATCTTATGCGAAGGGAACATGTTTTCCTATGGAATCGATTGATTGGAATCAAGAAATGGGTTATGCAGCTAATCGTGGACCCTTGGGAATTTATTATCTATCGACCAGAGCCGAAAAACCGTTTTGTG gtCAACCACTCAGAGCATCAGTGATGATGTCCGAGGATATGCCGAAAACATctggtatattatttttcaaaattttcctcGGTAATTCTACAACATTCTTTAAGATTCAGTGCac CTTGtccaaacaaaaaaatgaacgaatgatattttataatattgcggCCGCGGAATTCGGTACTTTACTCGAAGATATTCCAACAATCACCGGCATCGTTTCATATCAACGCATTGTTAATAAGACAGAGGAAGAGAGTACATCAAACCCAGAGATGGAAGTAATACTTTTCGATAAACTTACCCTTGAAGATCGTAAAGGCCATAG GTGGGAATATTGCAGAACGAACACCGCAATTAATTCGCACgaaatgaatgaaatattatacgtaGAATTGAAAAATGGACATTGTACACcgttataa
- the LOC140670898 gene encoding N-acetyltransferase family 8 member 3 encodes MSYLIIVRAFKPGDELGCKELIRNSVMSSLGATFRGMLLKETTFQLMLFLSAMMFIFFEMPLTICLTVIPIVIILTYVGTYIIFAAKLVEINEEVTDIPRLYMSNLFSCFWVAEVVQPYLTTQNPQEVHYTIITEQQYYQANMEISSQTKKIVGTICLSKSHRLDKCAWIKRLCVHKQYQRKGIAARLLNTAVQFAIEAGYSCANTVASEYTKGGRELCHKKGFELKQMYHNSFLGFYMILMYELTYRIKPNEDDYLSQNKNNFLCQ; translated from the exons ATGAGTTATCTTATAATTGTGCGTGCCTTCAAGCCGGGCGATGAGCTAGGTTGCAAggaattaattagaaatagcGTGATGTCTTCCCTGGGTGCCACGTTTCGTGGAATGTTGTTAAAGGAAACAACCTTTCAACTAATGCTTTTCCTCTCTGCGATGATGTTTATCTTCTTTGAAATGCCACTAACCATTTGCCTTACGGTTATACCTATAGTCATTATATTGACATATGTTGGCACATACATCATTTTTGCTGCAAAGCTAGTAGAAATTAATGAAGAAGTGACTGACATTCCAAG GCTTTATATGTCTAATCTCTTCTCATGTTTCTGGGTTGCTGAAGTAGTTCAGCCTTACTTAACGACACAAAATCCTCAAGAAGTGCATTATACTATAATCACAGAACAACAGTATTACCAAGCCAACATGGAAATTTCTTCACAAACCAAAAAGATTGTGGGAACTATTTGTTTGTCCAAAAGTCATAGATTAGATAAATGTGCTTGGATAAAGAGATTATGTGTGCACAAGCAATATCAAAGGAAAGGTATAGCAGCACGCTTGCTCAATACTGCTGTACAATTTGCAATTGAAGCAGGGTATAGTTGTGCAAACACAGTGGCTTCCGAGTATACAAAAGGCGGTAGAGAATTGTGCCATAAAAAGGGATTTGAATTGAAACAGATGTATCACAACTCTTTTCTAGGATTctatatgatattaatgtaTGAATTAACTTATCGAATTAAACCTAATGAGGACGATTACTTatctcaaaataaaaacaattttttatgtcagtaa
- the LOC140670897 gene encoding uncharacterized protein produces MRTFPATYIEGFHDPEAVKAMEYKELGKTGLFVSKLSFGCGPLGCHFGTYDEADAIKAVRQAIKQGVNYIDTAPWYGQGQSETVLGKALKEIPREAYYIATKIGRYELDYDNMFDFTIEKTRKSFKKSLELLGLDYVDIIQVHDIEFAPSLDIIITQTLPELSKYVAEGKAKYIGITGYPVSVLKECVEKSNISIACVLSYTRLTLIDDTLLEYIPFFKKHNVGLINAAALSMGLLTNNDPPSWHPASDETKKQCMNAAQYCKDHNVEFAKLAIWHSMQYINVDTNLIGIQSTKQLQMSLDILQNSITDKEKTVLQEIQEKFLSIIMNQHWEDKEIQLYQEAMKNKM; encoded by the exons AT GAGAACCTTTCCTGCTACTTATATCGAGGGCTTTCATGATCCTGAAGCAGTGAAAGCTATGGAGTACAAAGAGCTCGGGAAAACGGGCTTATTTGTAAGCAAATTATCTTTTGGCTGTGGTCCACTCGGTTGTCATTTCgg CACGTATGACGAAGCTGATGCTATCAAAGCGGTACGTCAAGCAATAAAACAAGGTGTCAATTATATCGATACAGCACCATGGTATGGTCAAGGTCAATCTGAGACAGTACTCGGCAAA gCATTAAAAGAGATTCCACGAGAAGCTTATTATATCGCGACGAAAATTGGTAGATACGAGTTGGATTACGACAATATGTTCGATTTTACTATTGAAAAAActagaaaaagttttaaaaaaagcttGGAGTTGTTGGGATTGGATTACGTCGACATTATTCAg GTTCACGATATCGAATTTGCACCTTCATTAGATATAATCATCACGCAAACTCTGCCGGAATTATCAAAGTACGTAGCCGAGGGAAAGGCCAAATATATAGGTATAACTGGATATCCAGTGTCCGTACTGAAAGAATGCGTCGAAAAGAGTAATATCAGTATAGCCTGTGTCTTGAGTTACACGAGACTGACTCTGATCGACGACACTTTGTTAGAGTATATACCATTTTTCAag AAACATAATGTAGGCTTAATCAATGCTGCTGCATTATCCATGGGTCTGTTAACAAATAATGATCCGCCCAGCTGGCACCCAGCCTCTGACGAAACAAAGAAACAATGTATGAATGCTGCACAATATTGTAAG GATCATAACGTAGAGTTTGCCAAATTAGCAATATGGCATtctatgcaatatataaacgtGGACACCAATTTGATTGGAATCCAAAGCACAAAGCAATTACAGATGAGTCTGGATATCTTGCAAAATAGTATTACGGACAAAGAAAAGACAGTGTTGCAAGAAATTCAAGAAAA gttcctatcaataataatgaatCAACATTGGGAAGATAAAGAGATTCAATTGTACCAGGAAGCTATGAAGAacaaaatgtga